One Brassica oleracea var. oleracea cultivar TO1000 chromosome C7, BOL, whole genome shotgun sequence genomic window carries:
- the LOC106304862 gene encoding fe(2+) transport protein 2-like — protein sequence MATKLVYILLIIFTFTVSPAISTAPKDCDIGLENPCISKSKALPLKIVAIVAILTTSLIGVMTPLFSRYISFIHPDGNGFMILKCFSSGIILGTGFMHVLPDSFEMLSSKCLNDDPWHKFPFAGFFAMVSGLVTLAIDSVTTSLYTVKNTVGQEPEEYGVDQEKATHTSHGYGVVLATKDNGSSDPQLLRYRVIAMVLELGILFHSMVIGLSLGATNDACTIKGLIIALCFHHLFEGIGLGGCILQADFRNVKKFLMAFFFAGTTPSGIFLGIALSSIYRDNSPTALITIGLLNACSAGMLIYMALVDLLATEFMGSMLQGSIKLQTKCFAAALLGCAVMSVVAKWA from the exons ATGGCTACCAAACTCGTCTACATTCTCCTCATCATATTCACATTCACCGTATCTCCGGCGATCTCAACCGCCCCGAAAGATTGCGACATCGGCTTGGAGAATCCGTGCATCAGTAAATCTAAGGCTTTGCCACTCAAAATCGTAGCCATTGTAGCTATCCTCACGACAAGTTTGATAGGTGTAATGACTCCTCTTTTCAGCCGTTACATTTCTTTCATCCATCCTGACGGCAACGGTTTCATGATCTTGAAGTGTTTTTCTTCCGGAATCATCCTAGGAACTGGTTTCATGCACGTTTTGCCTGACTCTTTCGAGATGTTGTCATCAAAATGTCTTAATGATGATCCGTGGCATAAGTTTCCTTTTGCGGGATTTTTCGCTATGGTGTCCGGTCTAGTCACTCTAGCCATTGACTCCGTTACCACCAGCCTTTATACCGTCAAAAACACAGTCGGGCAAGAGCCTGAAGAGTATGGCGTTGATCAAGAGAAGGCGACTCACACTAGCCACGGTTATGGTGTTGTGCTAGCAACTAAAGATAATGGATCTTCTGATCCACAACTTCTACGGTATCGTGTCATTGCTATG GTATTGGAGCTTGGGATTTTATTTCATTCCATGGTCATTGGACTATCTCTAGGAGCAACTAATGATGCATGCACCATTAAAGGACTCATAATAGCTCTTTGCTTCCATCACCTGTTCGAAGGCATAGGTCTCGGTGGCTGCATCCTCCAG GCAGATTTTAGAAATGTGAAGAAGTTCTTGATGGCATTCTTTTTCGCTGGAACAACACCTAGTGGTATCTTTCTTGGGATCGCATTGTCAAGTATCTATAGAGATAACAGTCCAACGGCGTTGATAACGATTGGGCTGTTAAATGCTTGCTCGGCCGGAATGCTCATCTACATGGCCCTCGTCGACCTTCTGGCTACCGAGTTCATGGGATCAATGCTCCAAGGTAGCATCAAGCTTCAGACCAAGTGCTTCGCGGCCGCTTTGCTCGGCTGCGCCGTAATGTCTGTCGTCGCCAAGTGGGCTTAA
- the LOC106303328 gene encoding glutathione S-transferase T2-like, whose amino-acid sequence MDSRNPYSQSRSYVGLLNSQNFPYESYPSTLNFGASEIPPFSSQQTDAPDVREDTPVACRERRKWTPADDEVLISAWLNTSKDVVVGNEQKSGTFWKRVGEYYAASHHARESGEPREHLHCKQRWHKINDFTIKLCGAYAAAERQISSGQNDNDVLKVAHDIFYSDHNTKFNLEHAWCVLRYEQKWLSLNTSKPSGSSKRKAGETCSQTSSTTVGDHEIRPEGIKAAKAKRNNAQGKSLAEYTSIWEMKKEDLMMKEKLSKLAILDTLLAKKEPLSEAEEVVKNKLLAQ is encoded by the coding sequence ATGGATTCAAGGAATCCATATAGTCAGTCTCGTAGTTATGTAGGCCTTCTTAACAGTCAGAACTTTCCTTATGAAAGTTATCCTTCTACTTTAAACTTTGGAGCCTCAGAAATCCCTCCTTTCAGTTCACAACAAACCGACGCTCCAGATGTACGTGAAGACACACCAGTGGCCTGTAGGGAGAGAAGGAAATGGACTCCAGCTGATGACGAGGTCCTAATAAGTGCGTGGCTAAATACATCTAAGGATGTTGTTGTTGGAAATGAACAAAAATCAGGGACCTTCTGGAAACGAGTAGGTGAATATTATGCAGCAAGTCATCATGCTAGAGAGAGTGGTGAACCAAGAGAGCATCTCCATTGTAAGCAGAGGTGGCACAAAATTAATGACTTCACCATCAAATTATGTGGTGCATATGCGGCAGCAGAGAGACAGATCAGTTCTGGTCAGAATGACAATGATGTTCTCAAGGTGGCTCATGACATCTTCTACTCTGATCACAACACGAAATTTAATCTTGAACATGCGTGGTGTGTGTTGAGGTATGAGCAGAAATGGCTTAGCCTTAACACTTCTAAACCTAGTGGGAGTTCAAAGCGAAAAGCTGGAGAGACATGTTCACAAACTTCAAGCACCACTGTTGGTGATCATGAGATCCGTCCTGAAGGTATCAAGGCTGCAAAAGCTAAAAGGAATAATGCTCAAGGGAAGTCTCTTGCTGAGTATACGAGCATTTGGGAAATGAAGAAGGAGGATCTCATGATGAAGGAGAAACTGTCAAAGCTTGCCATACTAGACACACTCCTAGCCAAGAAAGAACCACTAAGTGAGGCTGAAGAAGTTGTCAAGAATAAGCTACTCGCCCAGTAA